One genomic segment of Helianthus annuus cultivar XRQ/B chromosome 14, HanXRQr2.0-SUNRISE, whole genome shotgun sequence includes these proteins:
- the LOC110905091 gene encoding F-box protein At4g00755, with product MEDCCDFIQWLGVDMSMQILMCLDNPTDLVRVSAVSTAWRHFVIMNGLSKQLCIRMFPEVSSIAHVVELHDRIEPLQIRYETPMDWPCLERENRVYALLARGFTSFVRKDCLLEAIVASSTDNYPQESIHNTLEPGDRVDQRASYWSSEGAVDPSVPETLVYKLTANLCVITEIHIHPFQAYFQFGFPIYSAKAVRFRLGHLKPAYEFGNDTKNKPSPALRFINENVVWTYTSPSFPMAHESCLQTFKLPEPALCIGGYMQIELLGRVQKQEMDEKYYICVCHVQVVGRPLSPAFDVDIIDPRGKCTLKYYPDADYCCSPVKSEGEASSSPSRFRSFTASIRGWEQMILNTLLGGGVVVGNDDDSDDDDAVGIV from the exons ATGGAGGATTGCTGTGATTTTATACAATGGCTTGGAGTTGATATGTCTATGCAGATACTCATGTGTTTGGACAATCCGACCGATCTTGTTCGCGTTAGTGCGGTTTCAACCGCTTGGCGTCACTTTG TCATCATGAATGGGCTTTCTAAGCAGCTTTGCATAAGAATGTTTCCTGAGGTATCAAGTATCGCTCATGTTGTAGAACTGCACGACAGGATAGAGCCGCTGCAGATTAGGTATGAAACGCCTATGGACTGGCCATGTTTGGAACGAGAAAACAGAGTGTATGCGTTATTAGCAAGGGGTTTTACGTCTTTTGTGAGAAAAGATTGCTTATTAGAAGCGATTGTTGCGTCTAGCACGGATAACTACCCTCAAGAAAGCATCCATAACACGTTAGAACCAGGTGACAGGGTTGACCAAAGGGCTTCTTACTGGTCAAGTGAAGGTGCGGTTGATCCTTCGGTTCCGGAAACATTAGTTTATAAGCTGACTGCGAATCTGTGCGTGATTACTGAGATCCACATACATCCGTTTCAAG CGTATTTTCAATTTGGTTTTCCGATTTACTCTGCTAAAGCTGTGCGCTTTCGGTTGGGTCATCTGAAGCCTGCTTATGAATTTGGAAACGATACTAAAAACAAGCCTTCACCTGCTCTGAGGTTTATCAATGAGAATGTTGTCTGGACTTATacatctccatcatttccaatGGCACAT GAAAGCTGTCTGCAAACGTTTAAACTACCGGAACCTGCTTTATGTATCGGAGGGTACATGCAGATAGAGTTGCTGGGTAGGGTTCAGAAACAAGAAATGGATGAAAAATACTACATATG CGTGTGTCATGTGCAAGTCGTAGGACGGCCTCTTTCACCTGCATTTGATGTGGATATTATAGATCCGAGAGGAAAGTGTACCCTAAAATACTACCCGGATGCAGATTATTGTTGTTCCCCCGTAAAATCTGAAGGTGAAGCAAGTAGCAGTCCATCACGTTTTCGTTCATTCACCGCAAGTATAAGAGGTTGGGAACAGATGATTCTCAACACGTTACTTGGCGGCGGAGTGGTGGTTGGGAACGATGATGATTCAGATGATGATGACGCCGTTGGTAtagtttaa
- the LOC110905090 gene encoding probable transcriptional regulator SLK2: protein MVHSSPSSGIFFEGDEQPQAVRNSHLSAYVNPNLVSQNMYPNMVPVSGELSNPVMDNMGGSGPGSLVTDANSGLSGGTPSFKQSASINTESYVRFPASPLSFNSNNISISGSTVIDGPSSQQGLQQGGSTATSLPNPRVGPSSMFHGSHDNAYHLQKKPRIDIKQEDILQQQTLRQMLQRQESMQLQSPNHQLQALYQQQQLLQSLPPVQRAHLLQQQMLHSRQNVQQPAAAVNRPYDSGVCSRRLMQYLYHQRQRPADITYWRKFVAEYYSPRAKQRWCLSVHNNVGHHPLGAFPPATTDLWQCSICGSKSGRGFEAAFEVLPRLNEIKFGSGVIDELWFLDLPRECRFASGIMMLEYGKAIQESVYEQLHVVHEGRLKVIFTPDLKILSWEFCSRRHEELLPRRLVAPQVNQLLEVAQKWQSTIAESGSGGVSQQDLQTSSNMLVTAGRQLARSLDLQSLNDLGFTKRYVRSLQIAEVVNSMKDLMDFTQQTNIGPIEALRRFPRQTSVTKLQMSDSRGVIIPNDRNALGGLVGLQPGVISAMNNNFQLGSRGALAHSNYQNTLLRQNSMNSNSSFNNSIQNRSPIQGQPLQINSSSIPVGYQRFSSGVFQAQQNNQQSSSQGGGQVAQHHMIQQVLKGMTDGGAKPKPSISGQSGGGGGPTRSNSFKAGSGSHSDSCAAGGGDKSADLPHVSDIFQDIASEFFNNETEDGLGYGWKA from the exons ATGGTGCATTCTTCACCAAGTTCTGGAATCTTCTTTGAAGGGGATGAGCAGCCTCAAGCTGTAAGAAATTCACATTTAAGCGCGTATGTGAATCCGAATTTAGTTTCTCAGAATATGTACCCGAACATGGTTCCGGTGTCTGgggagctgagtaatccggttaTGGATAATATGGGTGGATCCGGGCCTGGTTCGTTGGTTACAGATGCTAACTCGGGGCTTTCGGGGGGTACTCCATCTTTCAAACAAAGTGCGAGTATCAACACGGAATCTTATGTACGGTTTCCTGCGTCACCGTTATCGTTTAATTCTAATAATATTAGTATTTCCGGGTCGACTGTTATAGACGGGCCGTCTAGTCAACAGGGTCTTCAACAAGGAGGTTCTACTGCCACATCGTTGCCTAATCCAAGAGTTGGGCCGAGTTCAATGTTTCACGGGTCGCATGATAACGCATATCATTTGCAAAAGAAGCCTCGGATTGATATCAAGCAGGAAGATATCTTGCAGCAGCAAACTTTGAGACAGATGTTGCAAAGACAGGAGTCAATGCAGTTGCAAAGCCCGAATCACCAGTTGCAAGCTTTGTATCAGCAACAACAGTTGCTGCAGTCGTTGCCACCTGTGCAGCGGGCTCACTTGCTTCAGCAGCAGATGCTGCATTCTAGGCAAAATGTTCAACAACCTGCTGCTGCAGTCAACCGACCCTATGATAGTGGCGTGTGTTCACGAAGACTGATGCAATACTTGTATCATCAGCGTCAACGTCCAGCT GATATAACTTACTGGCGGAAGTTTGTGGCGGAGTATTATTCTCCACGTGCGAAACAAAGGTGGTGCTTGTCTGTACATAATAATGTTGGGCATCACCCGTTAGGTGCATTTCCTCCTGCAACGACA GATCTATGGCAGTGTAGCATCTGTGGGTCAAAATCCGGAAGAGGATTTG AGGCGGCATTTGAAGTATTGCCTAGGCTTAATGAAATCAAATTTGGTAGTGGTGTGATCGACGAGCTATGGTTTCTGGACTTGCCTCGGGAATGTAGATTTGCGTCTGGAATCATGATGTTGGAATATGGAAAAGCAATTCAAGAAAGTGTTTACGAGCAACTACATGTGGTTCATGAAGGCCGGCTTAAAGTTATTTTCACCCCTGATTTAAAG ATACTAAGTTGGGAATTCTGTTCACGCCGCCATGAGGAGCTTCTTCCTCGCAGACTAGTTGCTCCGCAG GTGAATCAGTTGTTAGAAGTTGCTCAGAAATGGCAGTCTACTATCGCTGAAAGTGGGTCAGGTGGGGTTTCCCAGCAAGATTTGCAGACAAGCAGCAATAT GCTTGTCACAGCTGGGCGGCAGCTTGCCAGGAGCTTGGACTTACAGTCGTTAAACGATTTAGGATTTACTAAAAGATATGTGAGGTCCTTGCAG ATTGCTGAAGTTGTCAATAGCATGaaagacttgatggatttcaccCAACAAACCAATATCGGCCCCATTG AGGCCCTGAGAAGGTTCCCTAGACAGACAAGTGTAACTAAATTGCAGATGTCGGATAGTCGTGGCGTCATCATCCCAAATGACAGAAATGCCCTCGGTGGTCTTGTTGGATTACAGCCGGGGGTTATCAGCGCAATGAACAATAATTTTCAACTGGGTAGCCGAGGAGCGCTTGCACATTCAAATTACCAGAATACCCTGTTGAGACAAAACTCGATGAATTCAAACTCCTCTTTTAATAACTCCATTCAGAACAGATCTCCGATTCAAGGTCAGCCGTTGCAGATTAACAGCAGCAGTATTCCAGTTGGGTATCAGCGGTTTTCGAGTGGCGTATTCCAAGCCCAGCAGAACAACCAGCAATCGTCTTCTCAAGGTGGTGGTCAGGTGGCACAACATCACATGATTCAGCAAGTGCTCAAGGGTATGACCGATGGAGGGGCGAAACCGAAACCGTCTATCTCAGGacagagtggtggtggtggtggtccaaCCAGAAGCAACAGTTTTAAAGCCGGATCAGGTTCACATAGCGACTCTTGTGCGGCAGGTGGTGGTGACAAATCAGCTGATCTGCCTCATGTATCAGACATTTTCCAGGATATAGCCAGTGAGTTTTTTAACAATGAAACTGAAGACGGTTTGGGGTATGGGTGGAAagcatga